The sequence TTCTCCAGATGACATACGTGAACCCTGCCACGACGAAGACAACAGCGACAGCACCGCCCGCGATGACGTACAACAATCCGGCGGAAGTTGGTGGAGGCTGCGTCGACTGCTGACTTGAAGACGATGAGGTGGACGAGGGCGGCGACTGCTGAACAAAATTAGCAGGCTCTATCAATGCCTGCAAGGGAGCTTGGTTGAAGTCAAACATGGAGAACATGTCGTTTGTACCGACGTAGGCATCTCGCGTTCCAAGACTAGACAGATGGAAATTGGTCTCTGCGAACTTGAGTAAGGACCCAAATTCATACTGCGTGTGGTCAATGTAGTGGGGCTTTACCCATGGAGAGATCACTAGCGTCGGAACCCTGAACCCAAGGCCGAAGTAATCCACCTGCGGTGGAACGACATGGTCATAGAAACCTCCCCAATCATCCCAGGTCAGGACTATGGCTGTTGAATTCCAGTAGGGGCTCTTCATCACGGTGTTCACGAGATACGCGACGTAGTCCATCCCGGCATCACTTCTTGCTGGGGGGTGTTCGCTCGTGTCCATCCCGATGAAGCTGGAAGGGAGTGTGGGAGGGTTCCAAGACCCTGGTATTACCCAGGAGACAGCCGCCAGTTTCCCCGATAGTATGTCAGAGCTGAAGTACTGGGTGCTCTTGATGTGCTCACCGATCAACTGAGGATTCTTTTGGAAGTAACTGAATTCGGGAAGGACGTTCCAGGCGCTGGGCGCGGTGGGTACTGGGTCGCCGTCGTACCAGTTCCAGGATGTGTTGGTCATGGTCAGCTCTTGGGCCAGGGTCCCCCAAGCCAAAGTCAGGTTGTCATAGGGATAGGAGCCTGCCAGGTTATCTACGATTCCACCATTCGAGACAAAGCTGTAGTTGAGTCCGGTCACAGGCCCGCTTGAGCCTGACGCGATGTAAAGGTGGTTGGGGAAGCTGCCACCCATCAGAGAAGAGAAGAAGTTGTCGCAAAGAACGTAGTGATCGGCGTAGTCCCAGTAATACGGAATATCTGTCCGGCCATAGTAGCCCATCGTCTCGGCGTTTCCACCCTGTGCGTTTATGAAACCATCCATCTTCCCGTTGTCATAGGCTACGTGCGCCGCGGACCATGCATTGGTCAGGAGGCCGGCGCTTTCGCTAGTTAGATGATGCGGCAAGTACTTGGAGGTGTCGAGCGTCAGTTGGCTCGGATCGGATACCCCCGGGGGGAGCTCGTCCCCGACTAGGTAAATTGGCTGGCTGTCCGCCAAGAGATACGGGCTGTAGCGAGTGGAGTTCTGCACAGCTGGATTGGCGGGGATGGAGAGACCGGCCGGAAATCCGTTGGCCCCAGGATAGGTCCCGAAGTAGTTGTCGAAAGAGTGGTTCTCCTGCACTATGAAGATTATGTGCTGAATCTTATTCGTCGACGAGCCGGCTGCCATGGGTGTCAAGGAACTCGTGACGAAAAGGGCAGAAATCAAGACAGCCGACAGGGTCATGCGTCTCTTCAAAGAACCCCACGCTTTGTCCCCGTCGGGAATTTAGCTCTATTGCAATCACGCGACCGCCTGCCGCGTCCAGTTCTTGCTAATGGCATCATTGCATTGCGGGTTCCTCGACACCCTTTGGCGCAATAGGTTGAAAGTTCTCCTGCACTTGGACCTTTCCCTGAGCCACGAGTTCGAGATTGTGACACGCAACCAGGTGAATGCCCGACGCCTTGGAGAGTCTTGGTTCTTCTTCGAAGCAGATGGAGGTGGCATAGGGGCACCTTGTGTTGAATCGACATCCTCTTGGCGGGTTTCTCGGGCTCGGGAGTTCCCCCCTAAGCCTGAATCCGAGGAAGCCGGAAGACTTGGTGGGAGTTGTTGAGATGAGGGCTTGAGTGTAGGGATGCTTCGGGGTGGCGAAGAGTTCCAATGCGTCTCCGACCTCGACGATCTTGCCCATGTACATCACAGCGATCTTGTCACAGACGCGTCCCACAACGTTCAGATCATGGGAAATGTAGAAGTAGGTGAGCCCGAACTTCTCTTGGAGGTCAATCAGGAGGTTCAGGAGTTGAGCCTGGATCGAGACGTCCAGCGCTGACGTAGGCTCGTCTAGAACCATGAATTTTGGCTTCCGCACAAGAGCCCTCGCTATTGCGACCCTCTGGCTCTGCCCACCGCTCAGCTCGTGGGGGAACCTATCGATGAAGTAATCAGGGAGCCCCACCGCGGCTAAGGACTGCAATACGAGCGCCCTCCTTTCGGACCAGGGGACGTGGCCGGCAGCCAGGGGCTCTGATATTGACTGCTCCACGGTCCAAGTGGGGTCAAGGGACGAGATGGGGTTCTGATAGACGTAGGAGACTTGGCTGCTCCATTTCGCGCGTTCCTTGCCCTTCAGCGAGGCAATGTCTATGCCTTCCATGTAGACCTTGCCGGCGGTGGGCTCGAGCAGCCTTAGTATGCTCATCCCAAGCGTGCTCTTCCCGCAGCCCGACTCGCCAACCAGCCCGAAGATGGTGTTCTGCTCTATTTCGAAGCTCACGTCGTCAACCGCCCGGACGTACTGCTTCCGAGTGAACGGGAGTCGGCTCACGGGGAAGTACTTCTTGAGTGACTGAATCGAGACAAGAACAGTCGTCTTCAATCACACCTAGTAGAGGTGGCAGGCGACCTCGTGCCGAGGAGCAACAGCCCTGAAAGCGGGGTCCTCCACTTTGCATCGATCAAATGCAAAGGGACACCTCGGATGGAACTTGCAGCCACTTGGGATGGAGCGCAAGTCAGGGACGTTTCCTTTGATTGATTGAAGCTGTTTCGGTTCGGAGGTGCTCCTTCGCGGCCTTGGGATTGCTGAAAAGAGTGCCTGGGTGTACGGGTGCTTCGGATTTGAGAAAATGTCAGAAACCTTACCCGTCTCCACCACGCTCCCTGCGTACATGACAGCAACG is a genomic window of Nitrososphaerales archaeon containing:
- a CDS encoding alkaline phosphatase family protein; this encodes MKRRMTLSAVLISALFVTSSLTPMAAGSSTNKIQHIIFIVQENHSFDNYFGTYPGANGFPAGLSIPANPAVQNSTRYSPYLLADSQPIYLVGDELPPGVSDPSQLTLDTSKYLPHHLTSESAGLLTNAWSAAHVAYDNGKMDGFINAQGGNAETMGYYGRTDIPYYWDYADHYVLCDNFFSSLMGGSFPNHLYIASGSSGPVTGLNYSFVSNGGIVDNLAGSYPYDNLTLAWGTLAQELTMTNTSWNWYDGDPVPTAPSAWNVLPEFSYFQKNPQLIGEHIKSTQYFSSDILSGKLAAVSWVIPGSWNPPTLPSSFIGMDTSEHPPARSDAGMDYVAYLVNTVMKSPYWNSTAIVLTWDDWGGFYDHVVPPQVDYFGLGFRVPTLVISPWVKPHYIDHTQYEFGSLLKFAETNFHLSSLGTRDAYVGTNDMFSMFDFNQAPLQALIEPANFVQQSPPSSTSSSSSQQSTQPPPTSAGLLYVIAGGAVAVVFVVAGFTYVIWRRSRLAK
- a CDS encoding ABC transporter ATP-binding protein, with product MKTTVLVSIQSLKKYFPVSRLPFTRKQYVRAVDDVSFEIEQNTIFGLVGESGCGKSTLGMSILRLLEPTAGKVYMEGIDIASLKGKERAKWSSQVSYVYQNPISSLDPTWTVEQSISEPLAAGHVPWSERRALVLQSLAAVGLPDYFIDRFPHELSGGQSQRVAIARALVRKPKFMVLDEPTSALDVSIQAQLLNLLIDLQEKFGLTYFYISHDLNVVGRVCDKIAVMYMGKIVEVGDALELFATPKHPYTQALISTTPTKSSGFLGFRLRGELPSPRNPPRGCRFNTRCPYATSICFEEEPRLSKASGIHLVACHNLELVAQGKVQVQENFQPIAPKGVEEPAMQ